The following are encoded together in the Misgurnus anguillicaudatus chromosome 14, ASM2758022v2, whole genome shotgun sequence genome:
- the LOC129433271 gene encoding uncharacterized protein codes for MATSQDYVEEQSHRPSRIRRIPGHLEDFILTSQPRQHIVSNPFHDDVKYMHTDETVPALNVAYHSATPERLQTRLTETERLCRVEESVWNVQGQIRELQSTLEMSLEQRKGTPLMHQGLFHPHATGVGHPQAVPHSGIQKQPILQRSVSLPLIGADIEHSSPTPVEITKYSTPLIPARSSIPVVYPQLPSQHSGQFSQLIPQVQQSTSRPASVPVHRHHVVEYEPRPESAPAYLPNQQHVPLQPNGSQQTTSQPQMLSARQQFASPIVSSTSTVYQPIVGQQPIYAPTVNPVQYHTAHPNFSLAGLTHSLPAYAVAQPNVPQFSDPPPRQSVRISDTYSLGYQPVRPPDAISQPQMYSTPYSYTALPTAQVPNMVEMAIASSYGIPKPKLINFTSGRESEFALLKKGLDSVLGPHMHLTEDYKYQVLLDHLKLPAAFQIAKRYIYDPMPYTRAMQALQQRYGQPRQLVQGEIGSILRTPAIKPGDAQAFEDFALSVSTLVGLLNTLEGSSKTELMCGSHVDRLLTKLPSSYRDSFIEHCLSKGVLQNGTDKTYTLLEFAEWLEKKSQALQISRKTVELYSSERTRYENREQRTIKPPKLQSTIYYGMDQTAEPSASANVSQPKKDLTKVKKRESFKPYCPFCKCQTHYLNSCSDFGKLTTSQITTWIKDNNRCWKCGRGHEPSNCTLKKPCTFCSEQHLTVLHETAVTINKSILTMNTVPRTIYLDHVTHSGRVMLKVVQVRLHNNGRTLDTYAILDDGSERTIILPTAVNYLDLETVVESLALRTIRQEVVEIQGASVSFELSTSVDPNIRHKIHTAFTAQELNLAKQSCPVDMLKAKFKHLRDIPITAYKDVQPLLLIGSDYPELITPIFVWAH; via the coding sequence ATGGCAACATCTCAAGATTACGTGGAAGAACAGAGTCACCGTCCTAGCAGGATCCGACGGATTCCTGGACATCTGGAGGACTTTATACTTACTTCCCAGCCACGGCAGCATATAGTGTCAAACCCCTTTCATGATGATGTGAAGTATATGCATACTGATGAAACTGTCCCTGCATTAAATGTGGCATATCACTCGGCAACACCTGAGAGGCTTCAGACAAGATTAACTGAAACGGAAAGGCTGTGTAGAGTGGAGGAGAGTGTATGGAATGTACAGGGACAAATTAGGGAATTGCAAAGCACATTGGAAATGTCTCTTGAGCAGCGCAAAGGTACACCACTTATGCATCAGGGTTTATTTCATCCCCATGCCACAGGTGTTGGACATCCACAAGCCGTCCCTCACTCAGGCATCCAGAAGCAGCCCATACTGCAACGTAGTGTTAGCTTGCCTCTTATTGGTGCAGACATTGAACATAGTTCACCAACCCCTGTTGAAATAACAAAGTACTCCACACCATTAATTCCTGCACGCTCATCAATCCCTGTCGTTTACCCGCAGCTACCTAGTCAGCATTCAGGTCAGTTCTCACAGTTAATACCTCAGGTGCAACAGTCAACGTCTCGTCCAGCATCTGTCCCAGTCCATAGGCATCATGTAGTGGAATATGAGCCACGACCAGAGTCTGCACCGGCATATCTGCCGAACCAGCAACATGTTCCCTTACAGCCTAATGGTAGTCAGCAGACAACATCTCAGCCACAAATGCTGTCTGCAAGACAACAATTTGCATCACCAATTGTATCGTCTACCTCTACAGTGTACCAACCGATTGTAGGTCAGCAGCCAATTTATGCACCCACTGTAAACCCTGTGCAGTATCATACTGCACATCCTAATTTCTCACTAGCTGGGTTAACTCATTCATTGCCAGCATATGCTGTAGCACAACCTAATGTACCCCAGTTCTCAGATCCTCCTCCTCGACAGTCTGTACGGATTTCAGACACATATTCACTGGGCTATCAGCCTGTCAGACCACCAGATGCAATATCTCAGCCCCAGATGTATTCTACACCATACTCATATACTGCACTGCCAACAGCTCAAGTTCCTAACATGGTGGAGATGGCTATTGCTTCCTCATATGGAATACCTAAACCCAAGCTGATCAACTTCACATCTGGCAGAGAGAGTGAATTTGCTTTGCTAAAAAAGGGACTTGATAGCGTATTAGGTCCTCATATGCATCTGACAGAAGACTACAAATACCAGGTGTTACTTGATCATCTAAAACTGCCCGCTGCCTTTCAAATAGCAAAGAGGTACATTTATGATCCCATGCCATATACACGAGCCATGCAAGCACTGCAACAGCGATATGGACAGCCTCGGCAATTAGTGCAGGGAGAAATTGGCAGTATTTTGCGCACTCCTGCAATAAAACCTGGCGATGCCCAAGCCTTTGAAGACTTTGCTTTATCAGTAAGTACTCTAGTTGGTCTTCTTAATACATTAGAGGGGTCTTCCAAGACTGAACTTATGTGTGGATCTCATGTTGACAGATTACTCACCAAGCTCCCATCATCATACAGAGATAGTTTCATTGAACATTGTCTGTCAAAGGGAGTTCTCCAGAATGGGACTGATAAAACATATACCCTACTTGAATTTGCAGAGTGGCTTGAGAAAAAATCACAAGCGCTTCAGATATCCAGGAAAACAGTTGAACTCTACAGCTCAGAAAGAACTCGTTATGAGAATAGAGAACAGAGAACTATAAAGCCACCAAAGTTACAATCTACAATTTACTATGGCATGGATCAGACAGCTGAACCTTCAGCTTCGGCTAATGTATCACAACCAAAGAAGGATCTGACAAAGGTTAAGAAACGGGAAAGCTTTAAACCATACTGTCCCTTCTGTAAATGCCAAACGCATTATCTTAACTCTTGTTCTGACTTTGGGAAACTGACTACATCACAAATAACTACCTGGATAAAGGATAACAACAGATGTTGGAAGTGTGGCAGAGGACATGAGCCTTCTAACTGTACCCTGAAAAAGCCCTGTACCTTCTGTAGTGAACAACATTTAACAGTTCTTCATGAAACAGCAGTCACCATCAATAAGAGCATTCTTACCATGAATACGGTACCCAGAACAATTTACCTTGATCATGTAACTCACTCAGGCAGAGTTATGTTGAAAGTGGTTCAAGTCAGACTCCATAATAATGGACGAACGCTGGATACATATGCAATCCTAGACGATGGGTCCGAAAGGACTATAATTCTTCCTACAGCAGTAAATTACCTTGATCTGGAAACCGTGGTCGAGTCATTAGCTCTTAGGACCATCAGACAGGAAGTAGTCGAAATTCAAGGGGCATCAGTTTCATTTGAATTGTCTACATCTGTAGATCCTAACATTCGGCACAAGATACACACAGCATTTACTGCTCAGGAGCTGAACCTAGCCAAACAATCCTGCCCTGTGGATATGTTGAAAGCAAAGTTCAAACATCTCAGGGATATTCCCATTACTGCTTACAAGGATGTTCAACCCCTGCTGTTGATTGGTTCTGATTACCCTGAACTTATCACACCAATTTTTGTATGGGCTCATTAG